One Setaria viridis chromosome 3, Setaria_viridis_v4.0, whole genome shotgun sequence DNA window includes the following coding sequences:
- the LOC117849848 gene encoding probable mediator of RNA polymerase II transcription subunit 26b: MADGLDRWRDFFRGAGAGICDVIENAILVAAADAPRELLHRRDRIAERLFTAHRRDAAVPAPPSLGSAAASATPATPIEEDKGSVRRVAEKESKVDSSSNGAHGGGHGHGEEDDDSDSDDERLRRAAASNYGHNYDDDDDDDQEEEDEQQHAADDAEEEEENHEAEELEALTNEIDEESQIVGEVLRIKDLLLHKEDHSDATLFESLRRLQLMQLSVSTLKATEIGRAVNRLRKHNSQQIRHLVRTLIEGWKVLVDEWVSTTNAALADNSPGSSNPSVVDEEDEEGLPSPPLDEGAFFATQPTSIQLSEFFDEMDEDGNLRHNSDASLGNKRGNNGGRPANYSAIAMQEPPRRSPGAVEKVQFRRPEPARQEPPMRQANLQKPQSSSLQVKPHGMLNDNKQSKPSSYESGPGRPLKAAPLQKPSGDMKPKQSHTAVERRPTTSQMDKSRLAAQSSSGARLELAKPKVYDDGLDNNRKLEAAKRRLQERYQEAENAKRQRTIQVMELGDIPKPKHQNRQPMVKSRNNLRNWANGRR, encoded by the exons atggccgaCGGGCTGGATCGGTGGCGCGACTTCTTccgtggcgccggcgccggcatctGCGACGTGATCGAGAACGCCATCCtcgtggcggcggccgacgcgccGCGGGAGCTGCTGCACCGCCGCGACCGCATCGCCGAGAGGCTCTTCACCGCGCACCGCCGCGacgcggcggtgccggcgccgccgtccctcgGCAGCGCCGCGGCGTCCGCCACGCCGGCCACGCCCATCGAGGAGGACAAGGGCAGCGTGCGCCGCGTCGCCGAGAAGGAGAGCAAGGtagacagcagcagcaacggcgCCCACGGCGggggccacggccacggcgaaGAGGACGACGACTCGGACTCCGACGACgagcgcctccgccgcgccgcggcgagcaACTACGGCCACAActacgatgatgatgatgatgacgaccaagaggaggaggatgagcagCAGCACGCGGCGGATGatgcggaggaagaggaagagaaccATGAGGCTGAGGAGCTCGAGGCGCTCACCAATGAGATCGACGAGGAGTCACAGATCGTCGGTGAGGTCCTCCGCATCAAGGACCTTCTTTTGCACAAGGAAGATCAT TCGGATGCCACTTTGTTTGAGTCCCTGAGGAGGCTGCAGTTGATGCAATTGTCTGTCTCCACTCTAAAG GCTACTGAGATTGGGAGGGCTGTTAATCGGCTGCGGAAGCACAACTCACAGCAGATTCGCCACCTCGTGCGCACTCTCATTGA AGGTTGGAAAGTTCTGGTTGATGAGTGGGTTAGTACTACAAATGCTGCCCTGGCAG ATAACTCCCCTGGCTCTTCAAATCCTTCTGTTGtcgatgaagaagatgaagaagggcTTCCTTCCCCACCTTTAGATGAAGGGGCCTTCTTTGCAACCCAGCCAACTTCTATTCAACTCTCTGAG TTCTTTGATGAAATGGATGAAGATGGAA ACTTGAGACATAACAGTGATGCAAGCCTTGGAAACAAGAGGGGAAATAATGGTGGAAGGCCTGCAAACTATTCAGCAATTGCAATGCAAGAACCTCCTCGACGTTCTCCTGGAGCTGTTGAAAAAGTTCAATTCAGGAGGCCAGAACCGGCGAGGCAAGAGCCACCAATGAGGCAAGCAAACCTGCAGAAACCTCAAAGTTCAAGTTTGCAAGTGAAACCTCATGGCATGCTCAACGATAACAAGCAATCTAAGCCCTCAAGTTATGAATCTGGGCCTGGGAGACCATTGAAGGCAGCTCCACTGCAGAAACCCTCTGGTGACATGAAACCTAAACAAAGTCACACTGCTGTCGAGAGAAGGCCTACGACGAGCCAGATGGAT AAATCAAGGCTCGCCGCACAATCTTCATCAGGAGCCAGGCTAGAGTTGGCAAAGCCAAAGGTCTATGATGATGGTTTGGATAATAACAGGAAGCTGGAAGCAGCAAAGAGAAGGCTCCAGGAGCGGTACCAGGAAGCTGAGAATG CCAAAAGGCAGCGCACGATACAAGTAATGGAGCTGGGTGACATACCAAAGCCCAAGCATCAAAACAGACAACCTATGGTGAAGTCCCGGAATAACCTTAGGAATTGGGCGAACGGGCGGCGCTAA
- the LOC117850949 gene encoding F-box/FBD/LRR-repeat protein At1g13570 — protein sequence MDRGGSQKKRHKSVANVDIISNLPDVIKDKILCCLPIKEAVGTCLLSRKWRYTWASMTELTFREDDFDLGNGIEEGESNKFVYFIIMVLSLHNGPILKFELNVRRVHLLSPGGHIHRWMLMLSRNGVKEIQIRTKIWRNYKIPSSFFSCEELEYACLQGCVFQLPPVFTGFKRIHTLHFIDFCATENNIGELVASCPNLEKLVLSRLLSFADIIIHSTKLKILRVDGMFKHLSLVTPHVSSAAINLQVNTGYVPRAGCNFNLSQFIGSLLDIENISLLGHAFECAAHGILPGKLPRLLNRLTEITLGIDLGNLKEANAAHCLFQVAPNLRCLELQLIYRGYGTPTSNFWDSIDHQSGLFNNLDTVVLNNFAGSCAESGFLKLLLEDAPVLRIAQIKDNNKLDKESLRRLLKMRRASKDAEVILL from the exons ATGGATCGTGGAGGTTCCCAAAAGAAAAGACATAAATCTGTTGCAAATGTTGATATCATCAGCAATCTACCAGATGTTATCAAGGACAAAATTCTTTGTTGTTTGCCTATAAAAGAAGCTGTAGGAACATGCCTCTTGTCAAGGAAGTGGAGATACACATGGGCTTCAATGACAGAATTGACTTTCAGGGAAGATGATTTTGATTTAGGTAATGGTATTGAAGAGGGTGAAAGTAACAAATTTGTCTATTTCATCATTATGGTTCTCTCCCTCCATAATGGCCCAATTCTGAAGTTCGAACTGAATGTCCGACGGGTTCATTTGCTATCCCCTGGAGGACACATCCACAGGTGGATGCTTATGTTGTCAAGAAATGGAGTTAAGGAAATTCAAATTAGGACAAAGATCTGGAGGAATTACAAGatcccttcttcttttttctcctgTGAGGAACTGGAATACGCTTGCCTGCAAGGTTGTGTTTTTCAGTTGCCACCTGTGTTTACAGGTTTTAAGCGAATACATACCCTTCATTTTATTGATTTCTGTGCAACAGAAAACAATATAGGGGAATTAGTAGCGAGTTGCCCAAACTTAGAGAAACTGGTTCTCTCTAGGTTGCTCAGCTTTGCTGATATCATTATCCACTCAACAAAGCTCAAGATACTAAGAGTTGATGGCATGTTTAAACACCTCAGTCTGGTCACACCACATGTCTCTTCAGCAGCGATTAATCTGCAAGTTAACACTGGTTATGTTCCGAGGGCGGGGTGCAACTTTAATCTTTCTCAATTCATCGGTTCTCTTTTAGATATTGAAAATATTTCATTGCTCGGGCATGCTTTTGAG TGCGCAGCTCATGGAATCTTGCCTGGTAAACTACCAAGATTGTTAAATCGATTGACTGAGATAACCCTGGGGATTGACCTTGGTAATCTGAAGGAAGCAAACGCTGCTCACTGTTTGTTTCAAGTTGCTCCCAACTTGCGATGCCTTGAGCTACAG CTTATTTACAGGGGCTATGGCACACCCACCTCGAATTTCTGGGACTCCATTGATCACCAGTCCGGTCTCTTCAATAACCTGGATACAGTTGTTCTGAACAACTTTGCTGGCTCCTGTGCAGAGTCAGGCTTCTTGAAACTTTTGCTTGAAGATGCACCCGTACTTAGAATAGCGCAAATAAAAGACAACAACAAACTGGACAAAGAATCCCTCAGGCGTCTCCTGAAGATGAGAAGAGCATCGAAGGATGCAGAAGTAATCCTCCTTTGA